In a single window of the Agromyces sp. H17E-10 genome:
- a CDS encoding APC family permease: protein MTESSTTRPPATPSPEKRMTVLQATFIGVGSMVGAGIFALLGAAGAVAGSAVWVSFLVAGVIAALQGYSFAKLGAKYPSGGGILTYLSKGFGEGHLTGIGSWLFFTAGSIVVAMIASSFGGYASSVVAGGDAGWAKVLGVLLIVVMSCLNAVGSQVVARVQSVIVVVVLAILVVFATVTIANWDPALLDPAGYPGVQQIISSVALTFFAFLGFGVITFTAKDLPNPARQLPKAIYFALAIATAIYVAVSLGVFGTLTADQVVEYGTTALAEAAKPTLGEAGYVLMVITALFSTTGAVNAGLYPSIGMTQHLASVGQFPPVFGRTFARFPFGLIVMAVLATVLVVGFDLNKIASIGSAVALLVFSAVSVAHFRIFRETGANIVVLVIGLIATLGTFIVFCATTLVTEPATAIALVAIIALAIVVDFGWKAAAARRDG, encoded by the coding sequence ATGACCGAATCGTCCACGACGCGGCCGCCGGCCACGCCGTCGCCCGAGAAGCGCATGACGGTGCTGCAGGCCACGTTCATCGGCGTGGGCTCGATGGTCGGCGCCGGCATCTTCGCCCTCCTCGGCGCGGCGGGCGCGGTGGCCGGTTCGGCCGTGTGGGTGTCGTTCCTCGTCGCCGGTGTCATCGCTGCGCTGCAGGGGTACTCGTTCGCGAAGCTCGGGGCGAAGTACCCGTCGGGCGGCGGCATCCTCACCTATCTCTCCAAGGGGTTCGGCGAAGGGCATCTGACCGGCATCGGCTCGTGGCTGTTCTTCACGGCGGGTTCGATCGTCGTGGCGATGATCGCCTCGTCGTTCGGCGGGTACGCGAGCTCGGTCGTCGCGGGCGGCGACGCCGGCTGGGCGAAGGTGCTCGGGGTGCTGCTCATCGTCGTGATGTCGTGTCTCAACGCCGTCGGCTCACAGGTCGTCGCGCGAGTGCAGTCGGTCATCGTCGTCGTCGTGCTCGCGATCCTCGTGGTGTTCGCGACGGTCACGATCGCGAACTGGGACCCCGCGCTCCTCGATCCGGCCGGCTACCCCGGCGTGCAGCAGATCATCTCGAGCGTCGCGCTCACGTTCTTCGCGTTCCTCGGCTTCGGCGTGATCACGTTCACCGCCAAGGACCTGCCGAATCCGGCACGCCAGTTGCCGAAGGCGATCTACTTCGCGCTCGCGATCGCGACGGCGATCTACGTCGCCGTCTCGCTCGGCGTCTTCGGCACGCTCACGGCCGACCAGGTCGTCGAGTACGGCACGACCGCCCTCGCCGAGGCCGCGAAGCCGACGCTCGGCGAGGCCGGCTACGTGCTCATGGTCATCACGGCGCTGTTCTCGACGACGGGAGCGGTGAACGCCGGCCTCTACCCGTCGATCGGCATGACCCAGCACCTCGCCTCGGTCGGCCAGTTCCCGCCCGTGTTCGGCCGGACGTTCGCGCGGTTCCCGTTCGGGCTCATCGTGATGGCCGTGCTCGCGACCGTGCTCGTCGTCGGCTTCGACCTCAACAAGATCGCGTCGATCGGCAGCGCGGTCGCGCTGCTGGTGTTCTCGGCCGTCTCCGTCGCGCACTTCCGCATCTTCCGCGAGACGGGTGCGAACATCGTGGTGCTCGTCATCGGCCTCATCGCGACGCTCGGCACCTTCATCGTGTTCTGCGCGACGACGCTCGTGACCGAACCCGCGACGGCGATCGCGCTCGTCGCCATCATCGCGCTCGCGATCGTCGTGGACTTCGGGTGGAAGGCGGCGGCAGCGCGGCGCGATGGGTGA
- a CDS encoding GNAT family N-acetyltransferase: MTDAQPARPAAAVEITRLDDRHRYELLVDGRRAGFAEFRLQPGAVVFTHTVVRPEFEGRGLGSRLAKHVLDDAVARGERIVPECPFIAAYLREHPGYEGSVDWP; this comes from the coding sequence ATGACCGACGCACAGCCGGCTCGCCCGGCGGCCGCCGTCGAGATCACCCGGCTCGACGACCGGCACCGCTACGAGCTGCTCGTCGACGGTCGGCGAGCCGGCTTCGCCGAGTTCCGGCTGCAGCCGGGGGCCGTCGTGTTCACGCACACGGTGGTGAGGCCCGAGTTCGAGGGCCGCGGGCTCGGCAGCCGGCTCGCGAAGCACGTGCTCGACGACGCGGTCGCCCGTGGGGAGCGCATCGTGCCCGAGTGCCCGTTCATCGCGGCCTACCTGCGCGAGCACCCGGGGTACGAGGGCTCCGTCGACTGGCCCTGA
- a CDS encoding Hsp20/alpha crystallin family protein, with protein MATAYDPFRDLDRVASALFDTRRGPRRMPMDLYRDGDHYVLTADLPGIDPGSVDIDVDGQLLTIRAERTLTTGDGVKWITREREAASFLRQLNLGQGVDTDRIAASYTNGVLSVTIPVSEKAKPRKIAVEHGDASASASTTDETVEAERVEPIER; from the coding sequence ATGGCCACCGCCTACGACCCGTTCCGCGACCTCGACCGGGTCGCATCCGCCCTCTTCGACACCCGGCGCGGCCCGCGCAGGATGCCGATGGACCTCTACCGCGACGGCGACCACTACGTGCTCACGGCCGATCTTCCGGGCATCGATCCCGGATCGGTCGACATCGACGTCGACGGTCAGCTGCTCACCATCCGCGCCGAGCGCACCCTGACGACCGGCGACGGCGTGAAGTGGATCACCCGCGAGCGCGAGGCGGCGTCGTTCCTGCGACAGCTCAACCTCGGCCAGGGCGTCGACACCGACCGCATCGCGGCGAGCTACACGAACGGCGTGCTGAGCGTCACGATCCCCGTCAGTGAGAAGGCGAAGCCGCGCAAGATCGCGGTCGAGCACGGGGACGCCTCGGCGTCGGCGTCGACCACCGACGAGACCGTCGAGGCCGAGCGCGTCGAGCCGATCGAGCGATGA
- a CDS encoding DUF305 domain-containing protein: MNTTKTLRAAAAAALALTAAIALAACTASGGTSNGSAASGGESANDADVMFAQMMIPHHEQAVEMSDDLLAKDGVDPAVRELATQIKAAQQPEIDQLNEWLDAWGAGGDSMPGMDHGSGSGMDHGDGMMSEDDLAALADATGAEASRLFLEQMIVHHEGAVEMAEAELADGEHSGATEMARTIVDTQTAEIATMRQLLGDG; this comes from the coding sequence ATGAACACCACGAAGACCCTGCGTGCCGCAGCCGCGGCCGCGCTCGCCCTCACCGCCGCCATCGCCCTCGCGGCGTGCACCGCCTCGGGCGGCACCTCGAACGGCTCCGCCGCAAGCGGCGGGGAATCGGCGAACGACGCGGACGTGATGTTCGCGCAGATGATGATCCCGCACCACGAGCAGGCCGTCGAGATGAGCGACGACCTGCTCGCCAAGGACGGCGTCGATCCCGCCGTGCGCGAGCTCGCGACGCAGATCAAGGCCGCGCAGCAGCCCGAGATCGACCAGCTGAACGAGTGGCTCGACGCGTGGGGCGCGGGCGGGGACTCGATGCCGGGCATGGACCACGGCTCGGGCTCGGGCATGGACCACGGCGACGGCATGATGTCGGAGGACGACCTGGCCGCCCTCGCCGACGCCACCGGGGCGGAGGCATCCCGACTGTTCCTCGAGCAGATGATCGTGCACCACGAGGGTGCCGTCGAGATGGCCGAGGCCGAGCTCGCCGACGGCGAGCACTCGGGCGCGACCGAGATGGCGCGCACGATCGTCGACACCCAGACCGCCGAGATCGCGACCATGCGGCAGTTGCTCGGCGACGGGTGA
- a CDS encoding APC family permease has protein sequence MTRPATMAPTTLKRSLGLWAIVGLGLGYMTPMTVFDTFGYVSEESGGVVPLAYAFALIVMLFTAISYGRMTRVYPSAGSAYTYASETIHPNFGWLVGWTALLDYLLLPLVNALLVRQYLESFFPDVSGWVWVIGYVAVITLLNLWSISSTSKVNGTLLIFQVVLIAVFIVLSWSALAQGAGDGTPFTLEPFWHANVQVMAVVSAATIVCFSFIGFDAITMYTEEAKDAGIVPKAIVLALLFGGLIFFTAGWFAQALFPTDAGFEGTALPEIAYSVGGIIFQIFFVSAAVAAAVASSLASHASVSRMIYVMGRNGTGPISRFFSYVHPKYRTPAIAVIFVGVVSLGAAVADLDFIFTLINFGALIAFTIVNVTVILHFAVRNKQVKGFSQIFRNIVLPVIGIALTVLLWVNLNIDAMIYGLIWLAVGVVVLLTITRFFTRNLRMSFEEDEVISEGEEGEAALSAADREVLHEGEAQLESERRSEVDPRA, from the coding sequence ATGACCCGACCCGCCACCATGGCGCCCACCACGCTGAAGCGTTCGCTCGGCCTGTGGGCGATCGTCGGCCTCGGCCTCGGCTACATGACGCCGATGACGGTGTTCGACACCTTCGGCTACGTCTCCGAGGAGAGCGGCGGAGTCGTTCCGCTCGCGTACGCCTTCGCCCTCATCGTGATGCTGTTCACGGCGATCAGCTACGGCCGCATGACCCGCGTCTACCCCTCGGCGGGTTCGGCGTACACCTACGCGTCGGAGACCATCCACCCGAACTTCGGCTGGCTCGTCGGCTGGACGGCGCTGCTCGACTACCTGCTGCTGCCGCTCGTCAACGCGCTGCTCGTGCGCCAGTACCTCGAGTCGTTCTTCCCCGACGTGTCGGGATGGGTGTGGGTCATCGGCTACGTCGCCGTGATCACGCTGCTCAACCTGTGGAGCATCTCGTCGACGTCGAAGGTCAACGGCACGCTGCTCATCTTCCAGGTGGTGCTCATCGCCGTGTTCATCGTGCTCTCGTGGTCGGCCCTCGCGCAGGGTGCCGGCGACGGCACGCCGTTCACCCTCGAGCCGTTCTGGCACGCGAACGTGCAGGTGATGGCGGTCGTGAGCGCCGCGACCATCGTGTGCTTCTCGTTCATCGGATTCGACGCGATCACGATGTACACCGAAGAGGCGAAGGATGCGGGCATCGTGCCCAAGGCGATCGTGCTCGCGCTGCTCTTCGGCGGACTCATCTTCTTCACCGCGGGCTGGTTCGCGCAGGCGCTCTTCCCGACCGACGCAGGCTTCGAGGGCACCGCGCTCCCCGAGATCGCGTACTCGGTCGGCGGCATCATCTTCCAGATCTTCTTCGTCTCGGCTGCGGTCGCCGCTGCGGTCGCGTCGAGCCTCGCATCGCACGCGAGCGTCTCGCGCATGATCTACGTGATGGGCCGCAACGGCACCGGGCCGATCTCGCGCTTCTTCTCGTACGTGCACCCCAAGTACCGCACGCCCGCGATCGCCGTCATCTTCGTCGGCGTCGTGTCGCTCGGTGCCGCGGTCGCCGACCTCGACTTCATCTTCACGCTCATCAACTTCGGTGCGCTCATCGCGTTCACGATCGTGAACGTGACGGTGATCCTGCACTTCGCGGTGCGCAACAAGCAGGTGAAGGGCTTCTCGCAGATCTTCCGCAACATCGTGCTGCCGGTCATCGGCATCGCGCTCACGGTGCTGCTCTGGGTCAACCTCAACATCGACGCGATGATCTACGGCCTCATCTGGCTGGCGGTCGGCGTCGTCGTGCTGCTGACGATCACGCGCTTCTTCACGCGCAACCTGCGCATGTCGTTCGAGGAGGACGAGGTCATCTCCGAGGGCGAGGAGGGCGAGGCAGCGCTCAGTGCGGCCGACCGCGAGGTGCTGCACGAGGGCGAGGCGCAGCTCGAGAGTGAGCGCCGGTCCGAGGTCGACCCCCGCGCCTGA
- a CDS encoding helix-turn-helix domain-containing protein has product MTERGSAALDRLDPVTVRPITSEDRAASHVLEATRRARGMPKAELARRAGLQLRTLHYYLDCERAMTVGTFRALCDALGLSREDAAAAITRWLSRPVL; this is encoded by the coding sequence GTGACTGAACGCGGATCGGCCGCCCTGGATAGGCTCGACCCCGTGACCGTGCGACCGATTACGAGTGAGGACCGCGCAGCGAGCCACGTGCTCGAAGCAACCCGGCGCGCCCGCGGGATGCCGAAGGCCGAACTCGCACGCCGGGCCGGTCTCCAACTCCGCACGCTGCACTACTACCTCGACTGTGAGCGGGCGATGACGGTCGGCACGTTCCGCGCTCTTTGTGACGCCCTCGGCCTCTCGCGAGAGGATGCTGCGGCGGCGATCACTCGTTGGCTTTCAAGGCCGGTTCTCTAG